A genomic stretch from Flavobacterium sp. KS-LB2 includes:
- the sufD gene encoding Fe-S cluster assembly protein SufD, translating to MELKEKLLSSFMAFEERVDVHSELHDVRTAAIKNFENKGFPTKKDEAWKYTSLNAILKNDFTVFPKQENAVEFNQVKKYFLHEIDTYKVVFIDGVFSSHLSSTTHEGIDVCLMSSALTKPKYKMVIDTYFNQIANKDESLTSLNTAFANEGAYIHIPKSKVADKPIEIMYFSTGNEAALLVQPRNLVIVGENSHVQIIERHQSLNENPVLTNSVTEIFAQKRAIVDYYKIQNNTLEANLIDNTYVSQQKESHVSVHTFSFGGNLTRNNLNFYHFGEHLTSTLNGITIIGEKQHVDHYTLVKHSAPNCESFQDYKGIYADRSTGVFNGKVYVEKDAQKTNAFQKSNNILLSDKATINAKPQLEIFADDVKCSHGCTVGQLDETAMFYMQQRGIPKKEAKALLMYAFSNAVIENIKIPELKQRITKIIATKLGVKLGFDL from the coding sequence ATGGAATTGAAAGAAAAATTACTATCGTCTTTTATGGCTTTCGAAGAGCGTGTAGATGTTCACTCTGAACTTCATGACGTGAGAACTGCCGCCATAAAAAACTTTGAAAATAAAGGTTTCCCAACCAAAAAAGACGAAGCTTGGAAATACACTTCGCTAAATGCCATATTAAAAAATGACTTTACCGTTTTTCCAAAGCAAGAAAATGCAGTTGAATTTAATCAGGTAAAAAAATACTTTTTACACGAAATAGACACCTATAAAGTGGTGTTTATTGATGGTGTTTTCAGTTCGCATTTGTCGTCAACAACACACGAAGGAATTGATGTTTGCTTGATGTCATCGGCATTGACCAAACCAAAATACAAAATGGTTATTGATACTTATTTTAACCAAATTGCCAACAAAGACGAAAGTCTGACTTCTTTAAATACGGCTTTCGCCAATGAAGGAGCGTATATCCACATTCCAAAAAGTAAAGTCGCGGATAAACCGATTGAGATTATGTATTTCTCAACTGGAAACGAAGCAGCTCTTTTGGTTCAGCCAAGAAACTTGGTGATTGTTGGTGAGAATTCTCATGTTCAAATTATCGAGCGTCACCAAAGTTTGAATGAAAATCCGGTATTAACGAATTCTGTTACCGAGATTTTTGCTCAAAAACGTGCTATCGTTGATTATTACAAAATTCAAAACAATACACTTGAAGCAAATTTAATTGACAATACGTACGTTTCTCAACAAAAAGAAAGTCACGTTTCGGTTCACACTTTCTCTTTTGGAGGAAATTTGACAAGAAACAACTTGAATTTCTATCACTTTGGAGAACACTTGACAAGCACTTTAAACGGAATCACCATTATTGGCGAAAAACAACACGTAGATCATTATACTTTAGTAAAACATTCGGCTCCAAATTGCGAAAGTTTCCAAGATTATAAAGGAATCTATGCGGATCGTTCTACGGGAGTTTTCAACGGAAAAGTATACGTGGAGAAAGACGCACAAAAAACAAATGCATTCCAAAAAAGCAACAATATTTTATTGAGCGACAAAGCGACAATAAATGCAAAACCACAATTGGAAATTTTTGCCGATGACGTAAAATGCTCTCACGGTTGTACTGTTGGACAATTAGACGAAACTGCAATGTTCTACATGCAACAACGCGGAATCCCTAAAAAAGAAGCCAAAGCATTATTGATGTATGCGTTCTCGAATGCCGTTATCGAAAACATCAAAATACCAGAATTGAAACAACGAATTACCAAAATTATCGCTACGAAATTAGGGGTGAAATTGGGATTTGATTTGTAA
- the sufC gene encoding Fe-S cluster assembly ATPase SufC codes for MLSIKNLHASIGDKEILKGINLEVKAGEIHAIMGPNGAGKSTLASIIAGNENYEVTEGEISLDGEDLSELAPEERAHKGVFLSFQYPVEIPGVSVTNFMRTAINETRKANGQEEMPANEMLKVIREKSELLEIDRKFLSRSLNEGFSGGEKKRNEIFQMAMLEPKLAILDETDSGLDIDALRIVANGVNKLKSDKNAIVVITHYQRLLDYIVPDFVHVLYNGKIVKSGGKELAHELEEKGYDWIKQEQEA; via the coding sequence ATGTTATCAATAAAAAATTTACACGCCTCAATTGGGGATAAAGAAATATTAAAAGGGATTAACCTTGAAGTAAAAGCGGGAGAAATTCACGCGATAATGGGGCCAAACGGAGCTGGAAAAAGTACATTGGCGTCTATCATTGCAGGAAACGAAAACTACGAAGTAACCGAAGGTGAAATATCTTTAGACGGAGAAGACCTTTCAGAATTGGCGCCAGAAGAAAGAGCACATAAAGGTGTTTTTCTTTCGTTCCAATATCCAGTGGAAATTCCAGGAGTTTCAGTTACCAACTTCATGAGAACTGCTATCAACGAAACCCGCAAAGCAAACGGTCAGGAAGAAATGCCTGCTAATGAAATGCTAAAAGTGATTCGTGAAAAATCAGAATTATTAGAAATCGACCGTAAATTTTTGTCTCGTTCGCTAAACGAAGGTTTTTCTGGTGGAGAGAAAAAACGTAACGAAATTTTCCAAATGGCAATGTTAGAACCAAAATTGGCTATTCTTGATGAAACCGATTCTGGTCTTGATATTGATGCCTTACGTATTGTTGCAAATGGTGTTAACAAACTAAAAAGTGACAAAAATGCAATCGTAGTGATTACGCACTACCAAAGATTATTAGACTATATCGTTCCTGATTTCGTTCACGTATTATACAACGGAAAAATTGTAAAATCCGGAGGAAAAGAACTAGCACACGAACTAGAAGAAAAAGGATACGACTGGATTAAACAAGAACAAGAAGCTTAA
- a CDS encoding HesB/IscA family protein, whose amino-acid sequence MIKVSDTARKKIIDLMQDDGFDAANDYVRVGVKSGGCSGLSYDLKFDKTKNEDDKIFIDNDITIAVEKKSFLYLAGTILEFSGGINGKGFVFNNPNANRTCGCGESFSL is encoded by the coding sequence AAAAAAAATCATCGATTTAATGCAAGATGATGGTTTTGATGCAGCAAACGACTACGTAAGAGTAGGTGTAAAAAGCGGCGGATGTTCTGGATTGTCTTATGATTTAAAATTTGATAAAACAAAAAACGAAGACGATAAAATATTTATAGACAACGATATCACTATTGCTGTCGAAAAGAAATCGTTCCTTTATTTAGCCGGAACAATATTAGAATTTTCAGGAGGAATTAATGGTAAAGGGTTTGTTTTCAATAACCCAAACGCCAATCGAACATGTGGTTGCGGAGAATCATTTTCATTATAG
- the sufB gene encoding Fe-S cluster assembly protein SufB gives MSKYTEDDLKIELENKEYEYGFYTELESETFPIGLNEDIVRAISHKKGEPQWMTDWRLEAFRAWEQMTEPEWANVHYTKPDFQAISYYSAPKTVDPNKTLDDVDPELLEMYKKLGISVDEQKMMNNVAMDIVVDSVSVATTFKKTLGEKGIIFMSISEAIKEHPELVRKYLGTVVPQKDNFYAALNSAVFSDGSFCYIPKGVRCPMELSTYFRINQAGTGQFERTLLVADEGSYVSYLEGCTAPSRDENQLHAAVVELIALDDAEIKYSTVQNWYPGNKEGKGGVYNFVTKRGICEKNAKISWTQVETGSAITWKYPSVILKGDNSTGEFYSIAVTNNFQQADTGTKMIHLGKNTKSTIISKGISAGRSQNSYRGLVRISPNADNARNFSQCDSLLMGNNCGAHTFPYIESKNPSAKIEHEATTSKIGEDQVFYCNQRGIPTEKAIALIVNGFSKDVLNKLPMEFAVEAQKLLEISLEGSVG, from the coding sequence ATGTCAAAATACACAGAAGACGATTTAAAAATCGAACTCGAAAATAAAGAATACGAATACGGATTTTACACCGAATTAGAATCAGAAACGTTTCCTATTGGTTTAAATGAAGATATCGTTCGCGCTATTTCGCACAAAAAAGGAGAACCTCAATGGATGACCGACTGGCGTCTGGAGGCTTTTCGCGCTTGGGAGCAAATGACAGAGCCGGAATGGGCAAATGTACATTATACCAAACCTGATTTTCAAGCCATTTCTTATTATTCTGCACCTAAAACGGTAGATCCTAATAAAACATTGGACGATGTAGATCCAGAGCTTTTAGAAATGTACAAAAAGTTAGGAATTTCTGTTGATGAGCAAAAAATGATGAATAATGTAGCGATGGATATCGTAGTCGATTCGGTTTCTGTAGCAACAACATTCAAGAAAACATTAGGCGAAAAAGGAATTATCTTCATGAGTATTTCTGAAGCCATCAAAGAGCATCCAGAATTAGTTCGTAAATATTTAGGAACCGTTGTACCACAAAAAGACAACTTTTATGCGGCACTAAATTCAGCAGTTTTCTCTGACGGTTCTTTCTGTTATATTCCAAAAGGCGTTCGTTGCCCAATGGAACTTTCTACTTATTTTAGAATCAATCAGGCAGGAACAGGACAATTCGAAAGAACATTATTAGTTGCTGACGAAGGTAGTTATGTATCTTACTTAGAAGGCTGTACTGCTCCAAGTCGTGATGAAAATCAATTGCACGCTGCTGTAGTGGAACTAATCGCTTTAGACGATGCCGAAATCAAATATTCAACCGTACAAAACTGGTATCCTGGAAACAAAGAAGGAAAAGGTGGGGTTTATAATTTTGTGACCAAAAGAGGAATCTGTGAGAAAAACGCAAAAATTTCTTGGACACAAGTAGAGACCGGTTCAGCGATAACTTGGAAATATCCTTCCGTTATTTTAAAAGGAGACAATTCAACAGGAGAATTTTATTCGATTGCGGTTACCAATAATTTCCAACAAGCCGATACAGGAACCAAAATGATCCATTTAGGTAAAAACACTAAATCGACTATTATTTCTAAAGGAATTTCTGCCGGAAGATCACAAAACAGTTATAGAGGTTTGGTACGAATTTCACCAAACGCCGATAACGCCAGAAACTTTTCACAATGTGACTCGTTGTTAATGGGAAACAATTGTGGTGCGCATACTTTCCCTTACATCGAAAGTAAAAATCCATCGGCTAAAATTGAACATGAGGCTACGACAAGTAAAATTGGTGAAGATCAAGTTTTCTATTGCAACCAACGTGGAATTCCAACCGAAAAAGCTATTGCTTTAATCGTAAACGGTTTCAGTAAAGATGTATTGAATAAGTTACCAATGGAATTCGCCGTAGAAGCACAAAAATTATTAGAAATTTCTCTTGAGGGATCTGTAGGATAA
- a CDS encoding four helix bundle protein translates to MGKFNSFEEINSWQKARVFNKRIYLITENTNFKKDFDFIRQIRRASISISSNIAEGFERNTDKEFIYFLYVAKASAGEVRSQLYLAFDLDYITKEEFEKLLESVTEISKLLSGFIKYLSPKS, encoded by the coding sequence ATGGGGAAATTTAATTCTTTCGAAGAAATTAATTCTTGGCAAAAAGCAAGAGTTTTTAATAAAAGAATTTACCTAATTACTGAAAATACAAATTTCAAGAAAGACTTTGATTTCATTAGACAAATTAGACGGGCTTCAATTTCTATATCATCAAATATCGCTGAAGGTTTTGAGAGAAATACTGACAAAGAGTTTATTTACTTTTTATATGTTGCAAAAGCTTCCGCTGGAGAAGTTCGTTCTCAATTATATTTAGCATTTGATTTGGATTATATTACTAAAGAAGAATTTGAAAAACTTTTAGAATCAGTAACAGAAATATCAAAATTGTTAAGTGGTTTTATTAAATATCTGAGTCCAAAGTCATAA